From the Haladaptatus sp. DJG-WS-42 genome, the window AATCAAGTCAGCGGGCCTCTACAACCAGAAGGCGACGGTCATCATCGACGCCGCTTCGCGCATCCTCGACGAGTACGGAAGTGCCGCCGCCTTTGACGAGTTCGTCAGAGACGAGAACCCTGCCACGGTTCGCCCCGCGCTGCTCGACATCCGCGGTGTCGGCCCGAAAACCGCAGACTGTGTCCTCCTCTTTGCGGGCGGCAGAGATGGCGTGTTTCCCGTCGATACGCACATCCACCGGATTTATCGACGGATGGGGATTGCGCCACCCGACGCAGACCACGAGGAAGTCAGAGAAGTGCTCGAACGCGACGTGCCCGCAGCAAAGTGCGGCTTCGGCCACACCGCGAGCATCCAGTTCGGACGTGAGTACTGTACCGCTCGCAAACCGGCGTGTCTGGACGACCCGGACGCGTGCCCGTTGGCAGACCTGTGTGACCAAATTGGTGTGTATCCGGTAGCTGGCGAGTTCGTAGACCCCGCAGACGCCGCCTAACGCGCCAGCATCACGACAGCGAGGACGCCGAAGCCGACGCCAGCGATGTCAGTCAGATCCATCGAATCTCCGAGAACCAGCACGCCGAGCAACGCGGCGACGACGAAGTAGAGCGCGCTCACGGTGGTTACGATTCCTGTCCGGCCGTAGCTCAGGCCCGCGTAGAAGGCAACGGCGGCGATGCCGGAGAACACGCCAGCGAGGATGGCGAACGTGAGTCCAGACCCGCCGACAGAGAGGTCCTTGCCGAGGGCGAGGACGTACCCGAGCGCGATTGCAATGCCGACAAGGTAGGAGACAATCATCGCCACCTCGGGTTCGAGCGACTGGGTGGCCATATCTGCAAAAATAGCCCAGATACCCCACGAGACCATGGCGACGAGGGCGAAAATGACGGCAAGGTTGTTGCTCATGACGGCGAAAACGAGCGAGGGGGCCGTAGGCGCTTCGACTCAGCGGCGGACCGCGGCCACCGCGACGAGGCCCGTGATGAGGATGAACGCGATGAGCGAGAGGTTCGGGACGGTGAAGACGGCGACTTTGAACTGGACGCTGGTACAGCCAGTCGCGCCGGGGCCGAAACTGCACCCAGCGGTGAAATCCGGCACCAACTGGATGTAGGAGTGGTACGCCGCGACGCCGAGTCCAAGCACCGAAAGCGGGAGTACCATCTTGAACGCCTCTACGCGCGATTCGAGCGTCGAAACGCCGAGAATCACGACGAGCGGGTACATCAGGATGCGCTGATACCAGCACAGTTCACACGGGATGAGCCCGAGGCCGAGGCTCAGATACAGGCTGCCGAGCGTGGCTATCGTGGCGACGGCTGTCGCCGCGGCGAGCAGGTGTTTCGGCGCGAACTCAGTTGCCGCCATTGACGAGCGCGTCGAGCGCGTTTCGCGTCTTTTCGGCTTCGAACGGCGAGTAAACCTGCCCGTCGATGACGAGCGACGGCGTGCCGCTCACACCCGCTTGGCCAGCGGCGTCCGTGGTCGCTTTCACCTCGTCTTCGTACTCGCCGTTTTCGAGGGCGGATTTGAGTTCGTCAATAGGGCCAACGCCCGCTTCCTCTGCGAGGATGGCGAGGTTTTCAACGGTCGCCCACTGCTCTTTCTCTTCTGGTTGGTTCGAGAACACGTACTCGTGGTACGGCCAGTAGTGTTCGGGGTCGAGATGCCAAATCGCAAGTCCGGCGCGGCCGGCGCGTGGGGCGTCTTCTCCGAGGAACGGACTGCCGTCGCTGCCGTAGGACAGCGCTCGGAATTCGAGCGAGAGGTCGCCCGGTTCGACGTAGTCAGTCACAATTTGTGAGAGGCCGAGCGCGCGCGGGTCGTCGGTCGAAAAAAACTTACAGGCCGGACATTTCCAATTCCCGAAGTAGGTGATTTTCGGGGCGGACGCAGACCCCATCAGCGCGTAGGTGTGGTCACCCGGGTTTTCGGGGAGCGGGGCATTTGCAGCGGGTTTGTCGAGGGCAGCGTCGCTGCGGCCGTCTTCGAGCTGGTAGCTGTCACCACCGCCGCCGCCGCCGAGACACCCGGCGAGGGCTGCGGTTCCGAATGCGCCACCAGCTACGAGGAGTTGTCGTCGCGTGAGGGACATTTGTTCGTGCTCGCCTCTACGTACCCGAGCACGTAACGGCTTCGGCTAACCAGAGACCTTTGATAACACGCGACAAGCAAGGAGTATGACGCTGCGCTATTTCGAAGACTTGGCCGTCGGTGAAGTCACAGCGGTTGGCCCCGTCTCGCTCACGGAGGCGGATATTATCGCGTTTGCAGAGCAGTACGACCCACAGTCGTTTCACACAGACCCAGACGCCGCCGCAGACGGTCCGTTCTCCGGCCTCGTTGCAAGCGGCTGGCACACCTGCGCGGTGACATTCCGACCCATCGTGGATGAGCTGTTTTCGCAGTTGGCGTTTGCCGGTGGCTGGGGGATAGACGAACTGCGGTGGCGAAAACCCGTACGACCCGGCGACGAGTTACGGGTTTCGGTGGAATTGGTCGCAAAACAGCCGCGAGACGAGGGGCGTGGTGACGTAGACTACGACGTGGTCGTGAGAAATCAGCGCGAAGAAGTAGTGGTCACGTACCGCGACCACGTGATTGTCGAACGGCGTGTTGATTAGAGGAAGCGGAACGTTTCGAGGTTTTTCGGCGCGAAGGTGCGCATGTTGAACTCGTGGTAGAGCGCAGACGAGAGGTCTTGGGTCGAAGATTCGTCACCGTGGACACAGAGCACTTTCTCTGGGCGCGGGTTCATCGTGCGCACGAAGTCCATCAGCCCCTTGCGGTCTGCGTGGCCGGAGAACCCGTCCACGGTTTCGACGCTCATGTTGAGTTTGAGCGTGTTCGAGCGGCCGTTGCCGTCGTTGATTGGGATTTCGTCCCAGCCGTTCTGGATGCGGCGGCCCATCGTCCCCTGTGCCTGATAGCCGACGAAGACGAGCGTCGTGCGGTCGTCGCCGCCGAGATGTTCGAGCCAGGACATGATCGGACCGCCCGTGACCATCCCGGAGGTCGAGAGGATGATGGCGGGACCGCCGTCGGTGACGTCCTGGCGTTCTTCTTCGCCGCCGTCGATGTGGTTGAACTCGGGGGCGAGGAACGGGTTTTCGTCCTCGTGGAAGATGCGGTCACGCAGGTCGTCGCGGAGATACTCTGGGTAGGTCGTGTGAATCGCGGTTGCCTCCCAAATCATCCCGTCTAAGTGGACGGGCATCTTCGGAATCTTGCCCTTGCGCATGGCTTCTTCCAGCACGAGCATGATTTCCTGTGAGCGACCGACCGCGAACGCCGGAATCAGGATTTTGCCGCCCTTCTCGTGGGTCTCGTTGATGATTTCGATGAGACGCGCTTCTGAGTCCGCTTGGTCGGTCTGGTAGTCGTTGCGACCACCGTAGGTGGACTCCATGACGAGCGTTTCGACGCGCGGGAACTCGTTTACTGCGCCGTTGAACAGGCGCGTGTCCTTGTAGTGAATGTCACCGGAGAACGCCACGTTGTAGAGGCCGTCGCCGATGTGGAAGTGGGCGATGGCGCTTCCGAGAATGTGCCCGGAGTTGTGGAGCGTGAGTTTGATGTCCGGCGCGATGTCCGTCACGTCGCCGAATTCGAGCGGGATGGTGTGCTTGATCGTCTCGCGAACCATCTCGGACTCGTACGGCGGCGTGCGACCTTCTTTCGCGGCCACGTCCAAGTAGTCGAGCTGGAGCAGGCCCATCAGGTCACGGGTTGGCTCCGTCGTGTAGACGGGACCGTCGTAGCCGTATTTGAACAGGAGGGGCAGCAGCGCGGAGTGGTCGAGGTGGGCGTGGGTCAGGACGACCGCGTCAATCGAGTTGAGCGGCGTGACTTCGGGGACGTGGAGGTACGGCACTTCGTCTTCTGCGCCCGGTTTGTCACCACAGTCCACGAGAATGCGCGTTTCTGGGGTCGAGAGCAGGAAGCTTGCGCGGCCGACTTCGCGACAGCACCCAAGCGTCGTGATGCGAACCCAGTCTTCTTTGGACATCTCGCGACGGTGAATCTGGCGGCCGATTCGCTCTAAGATGTCGCGGCGCTCTTCGCGTTCCTGTTTCAGGAAATTGCGCACGTTCGAGACCGTCGAGGACTCGATTGGTGGGGTGCGAACGACTTCCGGCGTCCAGCCCACTTTCTGCGTAATCTCACGCAGCGTCGAGCCGTGACGGCCGATGACCATGCCCGGTTTCGCCGCTTCGATGACGACTTCGCCCGTGTCGATGTGGAAGTCTAGGTCGGTGACGCCCGCCTCTTCGGGGATGACGTTCATGACCTGTTCGCGCGCCTTCTCTGGCGGGGTCAGTACGTCGGGGTCGGGGCGCACCGTGATGCGTTTTCTGAGCTTGCTTGCGAGGGTGCGAATGAGGTCGCCGTTCTGGGCGAACTCCTTCGGGTCGCGAGTGTAAATGACGAGTTCCGGCCCTTCGTATTTGACGTCGGAGACGGTGATGTTACTCGGCAGTTCGCTCGTAATCGTTTCTTTCAAATCCTCAAGTTGCCGTTCTACAGTACTCATAGGTTAAAATTGGCTGCAATTTGTGTGGGGGGTTTTCCATCTACCCACTGCACGGGGACACGCCGACGGCGAGTGCCATGGATACCGGTCGCTCACTGTGTCACCTCGCCGCTGACGTGACCCAGAGTGGCATTCTCAGTACGTAAACTGTGTAGCATAACAGGTACTGTGTAGGTCGTATCCGCTACCGAACCGAGCAGTGCTCTCCGAACCTGATATCGGAGATTGCGGGAAGAGTCCGGAAAACCCGCACGTAATTCTCGGTAACACTTCTTAGTTATAAAAGCCTTCGCAAAATTGTAGCTATCTCCCGTCTATCTTCTGCTATGCGACTCACTCCTGGGGCAGTGCGCGACGAACGCGACTGGGTACAACAACGCGCAGCTACCATCGTCCCGCTCATAAACCGCGTCAGAGCAGACTTAGGCGAACAGTTTGCCGTCCACGTCGAACCAATCACCGAACCCGAATACCACGAGGCAGTCACAGCGGTGTTCGCAGACGGCGACCTCGCGGTGAACGTCGCGGCCATCATCGCCATCCTCCGCGACCTTGACTGTGAGGGCGACTACCCGGGTTTCGTCGTGGACGAACTGCTCGGGCGCGAGCTCGCAGGGATGCTTGCGGGCAACCAACCGCTGCACCTCCTCGGGCAGGCCACGTTCCACTACGCGGACGTGCACACGCACACGGCAGGCGTCGCGGGCGCGGACGACTTAGACGCCGCACTCGCCGCGGGCTTCCAGACGCGCCTGCCGGGGTGGCCGTGGACCGACGGCGAAAGCCCGTTTTCCGTGACCGACTGACAGGGCCGTCGTCGGCCATATCGCAACAACACCGGGTTTAATAGCGGCCTCCGTCACTGCTCTATCAATGAGCGGAGAGCAGGAACTCGGTGTCACAGAAAGCAAGGAGCACAACCCCGGCGACTGGTACGCCGAGGTCGTTCAGAAGGCGAACCTCGCGGACTACGCGCCGATGGGCGGATTCATCGTCACGAAGCCCCGCGGCTACGCCCTCTGGGAAGGTATTCAGGACAACTTAGACGCCT encodes:
- a CDS encoding disulfide bond formation protein B, whose translation is MAATEFAPKHLLAAATAVATIATLGSLYLSLGLGLIPCELCWYQRILMYPLVVILGVSTLESRVEAFKMVLPLSVLGLGVAAYHSYIQLVPDFTAGCSFGPGATGCTSVQFKVAVFTVPNLSLIAFILITGLVAVAAVRR
- the nth gene encoding endonuclease III, with protein sequence MPEEPAQNISGGIEGDGRAVEFPRGEPATRAEAVIDRLGGLYWQKQYGGQDAFTCLVRTILSQNTSDVASQPAHNSLVARYGKEDLAAVLADAAHDDLAATIKSAGLYNQKATVIIDAASRILDEYGSAAAFDEFVRDENPATVRPALLDIRGVGPKTADCVLLFAGGRDGVFPVDTHIHRIYRRMGIAPPDADHEEVREVLERDVPAAKCGFGHTASIQFGREYCTARKPACLDDPDACPLADLCDQIGVYPVAGEFVDPADAA
- a CDS encoding beta-CASP ribonuclease aCPSF1; the encoded protein is MSTVERQLEDLKETITSELPSNITVSDVKYEGPELVIYTRDPKEFAQNGDLIRTLASKLRKRITVRPDPDVLTPPEKAREQVMNVIPEEAGVTDLDFHIDTGEVVIEAAKPGMVIGRHGSTLREITQKVGWTPEVVRTPPIESSTVSNVRNFLKQEREERRDILERIGRQIHRREMSKEDWVRITTLGCCREVGRASFLLSTPETRILVDCGDKPGAEDEVPYLHVPEVTPLNSIDAVVLTHAHLDHSALLPLLFKYGYDGPVYTTEPTRDLMGLLQLDYLDVAAKEGRTPPYESEMVRETIKHTIPLEFGDVTDIAPDIKLTLHNSGHILGSAIAHFHIGDGLYNVAFSGDIHYKDTRLFNGAVNEFPRVETLVMESTYGGRNDYQTDQADSEARLIEIINETHEKGGKILIPAFAVGRSQEIMLVLEEAMRKGKIPKMPVHLDGMIWEATAIHTTYPEYLRDDLRDRIFHEDENPFLAPEFNHIDGGEEERQDVTDGGPAIILSTSGMVTGGPIMSWLEHLGGDDRTTLVFVGYQAQGTMGRRIQNGWDEIPINDGNGRSNTLKLNMSVETVDGFSGHADRKGLMDFVRTMNPRPEKVLCVHGDESSTQDLSSALYHEFNMRTFAPKNLETFRFL
- a CDS encoding MaoC family dehydratase, with protein sequence MTLRYFEDLAVGEVTAVGPVSLTEADIIAFAEQYDPQSFHTDPDAAADGPFSGLVASGWHTCAVTFRPIVDELFSQLAFAGGWGIDELRWRKPVRPGDELRVSVELVAKQPRDEGRGDVDYDVVVRNQREEVVVTYRDHVIVERRVD
- a CDS encoding EamA family transporter, whose protein sequence is MSNNLAVIFALVAMVSWGIWAIFADMATQSLEPEVAMIVSYLVGIAIALGYVLALGKDLSVGGSGLTFAILAGVFSGIAAVAFYAGLSYGRTGIVTTVSALYFVVAALLGVLVLGDSMDLTDIAGVGFGVLAVVMLAR
- a CDS encoding thioredoxin domain-containing protein; this translates as MSLTRRQLLVAGGAFGTAALAGCLGGGGGGDSYQLEDGRSDAALDKPAANAPLPENPGDHTYALMGSASAPKITYFGNWKCPACKFFSTDDPRALGLSQIVTDYVEPGDLSLEFRALSYGSDGSPFLGEDAPRAGRAGLAIWHLDPEHYWPYHEYVFSNQPEEKEQWATVENLAILAEEAGVGPIDELKSALENGEYEDEVKATTDAAGQAGVSGTPSLVIDGQVYSPFEAEKTRNALDALVNGGN